A portion of the Oxynema aestuarii AP17 genome contains these proteins:
- a CDS encoding CHAT domain-containing protein, translating into MRSVPDDSTAILMREFDRNWQQSRDRAQALRTGMLTTQ; encoded by the coding sequence ATGCGATCTGTTCCCGACGATTCCACGGCAATTTTGATGCGCGAGTTCGATCGAAATTGGCAACAATCCCGCGATCGAGCGCAAGCCTTGCGAACCGGGATGTTGACAACGCAGTAA
- a CDS encoding GNAT family N-acetyltransferase — protein sequence MMTFREAIAADRAAIIEIHNQNVRDRYGGNDRGFLLTTISEAELLTKIDGGTRYFTAIDEGDRAVGFLALSQPQIPVEFLEEVLEDSAYQTPILSDRHFYIQTVATRIDRMGRGIGQFIYQSLYREFPHAFFTAFIVTKPMSNDRSIAFHQKQGFRQIGCLRRDRFLDWENYESLLMFKAVEG from the coding sequence ATGATGACGTTTAGGGAGGCGATCGCCGCCGATCGCGCGGCGATTATCGAGATTCACAATCAGAATGTGCGCGATCGCTACGGCGGGAACGATCGCGGTTTCCTGTTGACGACGATTAGTGAAGCGGAACTTTTAACCAAGATCGATGGCGGTACTCGCTATTTTACAGCGATCGACGAGGGCGATCGCGCGGTGGGCTTTTTAGCCCTTTCTCAACCGCAGATCCCCGTCGAATTTTTAGAAGAAGTGCTTGAGGATAGCGCGTATCAAACCCCTATTCTCAGCGACAGGCATTTTTATATTCAAACGGTTGCGACGCGCATCGATAGGATGGGACGAGGAATCGGTCAATTTATTTATCAATCTCTTTACCGAGAATTTCCCCATGCTTTTTTCACGGCGTTTATTGTCACTAAACCGATGAGTAACGATCGCTCGATCGCGTTTCACCAGAAACAAGGATTTCGGCAAATTGGTTGTCTGCGGCGCGATCGTTTTCTGGATTGGGAAAACTACGAAAGTCTTCTCATGTTTAAAGCGGTTGAGGGATAA